The Aphelocoma coerulescens isolate FSJ_1873_10779 chromosome 2, UR_Acoe_1.0, whole genome shotgun sequence genome contains a region encoding:
- the CSRNP1 gene encoding cysteine/serine-rich nuclear protein 1, whose translation MSGVLKRKYEELGDDSTYCSSSSCSPLSSSASSGWDTDEENSRGEPKPSSALTSSFTPTSILKKSKRLKKNNVEFDRVTVFYFPRCQGFTSVPSRGGCTLGMVSKHSSSRQFTLAEFSKEQENVRRGKLEEKLKEEKLEALKWKLTMNGTKESEEANQLTIEDISDDDIDVSNVDLEDGFFLQPYPAKKRRALLKAVGVKKIDKEEKRELHNIRLSREDCGCDCREVCDPETCSCSLAGIKCQMDHTSFPCGCTKDGCGNTEGRIEFNQARVQTHFIHTIMKLELEKQQQSSEKVVEAEPPFRERLPPLGCTAGKGSLEERAVPLAPAFQFSPDLEALGENSCSSDMTDSSISSHPSEDLEEPYESLPSDKSQSDVDDDGLARILHFNDSDAEEESGRGQDDLSCFHPTDFFIEDHGSEAKPVPGHLSHLSECLDENANQDSGGLLEDAAHVRCEGLSCCASSSTEPCSKSYADLSLSSDSLDFFQSFSDYNLGPLYNSLKEYENLDNFSALQFQLPNFPGFPQAGDQGSCFLESLIGLSESIPETPAPFTDNQLLEDAIKSSLMETVKV comes from the exons ATGAGCGGAGTATTGAAAAGGAAGTACGAAGAGCTGGGGGATGACAGCACCtactgctcctcctcctcctgctcccccctctcctcctcagCATCCTCAGGCTGGGACACTGATGAGGAGAATTCCCGTGGGGAGcccaagcccagctctgccttAACGTCCAGCTTCACCC CCACATCTATCCTGAAGAAATCCAAGCGACTAAAGAAGAACAATGTGGAGTTTGACCGGGTCACTGTGTTTTACTTCCCACGCTGCCAGGGCTTCACGAGTGTGCCTAGCCGTGGGGGCTGCACCCTGGGGATGGTGAGCAAACACAGCTCCTCCCGGCAGTTCACGCTGGCAGAGTTTTCAAAGGAGCAGGAAAACGTCCGTCGGGGCAAACtcgaagagaaattaaaagaggagAAGTTGGAAGCATTGAAATGGAAA CTCACCATGAACGGCACGAAGGAGTCCGAAGAGGCCAACCAGCTCACCATCGAGGACATCTCCGACGACGACATCGACGTCAGCAACGTGGACCTGGAGGACGGCTTCTTCCTGCAGCCCTACCCCGCCAAGAAGAGGCGCGCGCTGCTGAAGGCCGTGGGGGTGAAGAAGATCGACAAGGAGGAGAAGCGGGAGCTGCACAACATCCGCCTGTCCCGGGAGGACTGCGGCTGTGACTGCCGCGAGGTCTGCGACCCCGagacctgcagctgcagcttggCAGGCATTAAATGCCAG ATGGATCACACCTCCTTCCCCTGCGGCTGCACCAAGGACGGCTGTGGCAACACCGAGGGCAGGATCGAGTTCAACCAGGCCCGCGTGCAGACACATTTTATCCACACCATCAtgaagctggagctggagaagcagcagcagagcagcgaGAAGGTGGTGGAAGCTGAGCCCCCGTTCCGGGAGCGGCTCCCGCCGCTGGGATGCACGGCAGGGAAGGGCTCCTTGGAGGAGCGTGCAGTGCCGCTGGCACCTGCCTTCCAGTTCAGCCCCGACCTGGAGGCCCTGGGGGAGAACAGCTGCAGCAGCGACATGACAgactcctccatctcctcccacccCAGCGAGGACCTGGAGGAGCCCTATGAGAGCCTCCCCTCTGACAAGTCCCAGTCAGACGTGGATGACGACGGCTTGGCGCGCATCCTCCACTTCAACGACTCGGATGCCGAGGAGGAGAGCGGGCGTGGCCAGGATGACCTCAGCTGCTTCCACCCCACCGACTTCTTCATTGAGGACCATGGCAGCGAGGCCAAGCCTGTCCCTGGCCACTTGTCCCACCTCTCGGAGTGCCTGGATGAGAATGCCAACCAGGACAGTGGGGGTTTGCTGGAGGATGCAGCGCACGTGAGGTGCGAGGGGCTGTCCTGCTGCGCCTCATCCTCCACTGAGCCCTGCTCCAAGAGCTACGCCgacctcagcctttcctctgaTTCCTTGGATTTCTTCCAGTCCTTCTCAGACTATAACTTGGGACCCCTTTACAACTCCTTAAAGGAGTACGAGAACCTGGATAACTTCTCAGCATTACAGTTTCAGTTGCCTAATTTCCCTGGCTTCCCGCAAGCTGGAGATCAGGGCTCCTGTTTCTTGGAGTCCCTCATTGGTTTGTCCGAATCCATCCCTGAAACCCCAGCCCCTTTCACAGACAATCAACTTTTGGAGGATGCCATCAAGTCATCGCTGATGGAGACAGTGAAAGTGTGA
- the LOC138105586 gene encoding elastase-1-like, with amino-acid sequence MYPGAISGTPLRDALQKDALAERIIGGHEAQPNSWKWQVSLQISYPEDMGYYGHICGGTLISSKWVMTAAHCVSMPPDVSYRVALGEHNLLKVDGTEYYIGVDAIFTHEDWNPNAIANGYDIALLRLESHAYDNGFVEIGTLPPNGQILPNDHPCYITGWGVVSVNGDSPDRLQEVMVPVVDHEICSQPDWWGSQAKETMICAGGDGVRAGCSGDSGGPLNCYRDGRWEIHGVASFGLVPYCNTYHKPTVYTRVSAYLDWIQSTIEKNGDI; translated from the exons GGGCAATCTCTGGGACTCCCCTGAGGGATGCTCTTCAGAAAGATGCATTGGCAGAGCGAATAATTGGAGGCCACGAAGCCCAACCAAACAGCTGGAAGTGGCAG GTGTCACTTCAGATTTCCTACCCCGAGGACATGGGGTACTATGGCCACATTTGTGGTGGAACCCTTATCAGCAGCAAATGGGTCATGACTGCAGCCCACTGTGTCAGCAT GCCCCCAGATGTATCCTAccgggtggctctgggtgagcACAACCTCCTGAAGGTGGATGGCACTGAGTACTACATTGGTGTGGATGCAATCTTCACTCATGAGGACTGGAATCCCAATGCCATTGCCAACgg CTACGACATTGCCCTGCTGCGCCTCGAATCTCATGCCTATGACAATGGATTCGTTGAGATTGGAACGCTTCCACCTAATGGACAAATTTTGCCCAATGACCATCCCTGCTATATTACTGGCTGGGGAGTGGTCAGTG TGAATGGTGACAGCCCAGACAGGCTGCAGGAGGTGATGGTGCCTGTGGTGGACCACGAGATCTGCTCCCAGCCAGACTGGTGGGGATCCCAGGCAAAGGAGACCATGATCTGTGCAGGTGGAGACGGCGTGAGGGCAGGATGCAGC GGGGACTCTGGTGGCCCTCTCAACTGCTACAGGGATGGCCGCTGGGAAATCCACGGGGTTGCCAGTTTTGGGTTAGTTCCCTACTGTAACACCTACCATAAGCCCACGGTCTACACACGTGTGTCAGCCTACTTGGACTGGATCCAGAGC ACTATAGAGAAAAATGGAGATATCTAG